The following proteins come from a genomic window of Populus alba chromosome 12, ASM523922v2, whole genome shotgun sequence:
- the LOC118046335 gene encoding AP-3 complex subunit delta, protein MASPSLMDTLFQRSLDDIIKGLRHQQSTESTFISKVIEEIRREIKTTDLQTKSTALQKLTYLNSIHSIDMSWASFHAIECISSPTFAHKKIGYLAISQSFNESTPVILLITNQLRKDLNSGNEFEVSLALDCLSRIGTVDLCRDLTSEVFTLMSTSKVFVRKKAVSVVLRLFEKYPDAVRVCFKRLVESLESSDSQILSAVVGVFCELASKEPRSYLPLAPEFYRILVDSRNNWVLIKVLKIFANLAPLEPRLAKRVVEPICDHMRKTGAKSMVFECIRTVVASFTEYESAVKLAAVKIHEFLLEDDPNLKYLGLHALSIMAPKHLWAVLENKDVVIQSLSDEDPNIKLESLRLVMAMVSEGNVVEICRVLVNYALKSDPEFCNEILGSILSTCCQNVYEIIIDFDWYVSLLGEMSTIPHCQKGEEIENQLIDIGMRVKDVRPELVRVGRHLLIDPALLGNPFLHRILSAAAWVCGEYVEFSRNPVELMEALLQPRTGLLPSSIRTVYMQSAFKVLIFCVCSYLVQKEDMTSEVSDLASKRECSESSDLASAKAPVECDQDEGFNPRNSNQSYEDPSVVNGGHGQLSTSALMEEKSFTHESVFKLLNLMELAMCPLLGSYDVEIQERARNALGFIELVKRDILNPSLLKEANLETEEVSASRIVEWVHDAFSEELGPVSITAQERVLIPDELVLKGNLADLEAICGNVELPSSCSFSLRSPYYGESAGISFSNLQDEEDPEPSTEATSLLTEHRKLHELYYLPSEKNETITIANDYPPANYPSSGINTNDDTQDLVTLTNQSLVSKRKPNHAKPRPVVVKLDEGDAAPVTAKKPEVKDDLLSGAIRDILLGNEAKPASSQSNPSDKSSIKKKGKEKLNVDLSDSNEDLAVREQNNPENPSSRRSKHRGHGKEKSKKSQGKKDGDGREDGGEKEKQKSRNRNGKHKTRQRADAPLNVVAQTPPIPDFLI, encoded by the coding sequence ATGGCATCTCCTTCTCTAATGGACACCCTTTTCCAGCGCAGTTTAGATGACATAATCAAAGGTCTTCGCCACCAACAAAGTACCGAATCCACTTTCATATCCAAAGTTATTGAAGAAATCCGTAGAGAAATCAAAACCACTGACTTGCAAACCAAATCCACTGCCCTTCAAAAACTCACTTACCTCAATTCAATCCACTCCATTGACATGTCATGGGCATCTTTTCACGCCATTGAATGCATCTCATCTCCCACTTTCGCTCACAAAAAGATTGGTTATCTTGCGATCTCTCAGTCCTTCAACGAATCCACACCTGTTATTTTGCTGATCACTAATCAATTAAGGAAGGATCTCAATAGTGGCAATGAGTTTGAGGTGAGTTTGGCTCTTGATTGCTTATCTAGAATTGGCACTGTTGATTTATGTAGAGATCTTACTTCTGAAGTTTTCACTTTGATGTCCACTTCTAAGGTTTTTGTTAGAAAGAAAGCTGTAAGTGTTGTTTTAAGGCTTTTTGAAAAATACCCAGATGCAGTTAGGGTGTGTTTTAAGAGACTTGTTGAGAGTTTGGAGAGTAGTGATTCGCAAATTTTGTCTGCAGTTGTTGGGGTGTTTTGTGAGCTTGCTTCCAAAGAACCCAGATCGTATCTTCCATTGGCACCTGAGTTTTATAGGATTTTGGTTGATTCGAGGAATAATTGGGTGTTGATTAAGGTCTTAAAGATTTTTGCAAACTTGGCTCCTTTAGAGCCTAGGTTGGCTAAAAGGGTGGTTGAGCCGATTTGTGATCATATGAGAAAGACTGGGGCGAAGTCGATGGTGTTTGAGTGTATTAGGACTGTGGTCGCTAGCTTCACTGAGTATGAATCTGCAGTGAAGCTTGCAGCTGTCAAAATTCATGAGTTTTTATTGGAGGATGATCCGAATCTTAAGTATCTTGGACTGCATGCGCTATCAATTATGGCGCCAAAGCATTTGTGGGCAGTTTTGGAGAATAAGGATGTTGTGATTCAGTCTTTGAGTGATGAAGATCCGAATATTAAACTCGAGTCTTTGCGTCTGGTTATGGCAATGGTTTCAGAGGGCAATGTGGTGGAAATTTGCAGGGTTTTGGTTAATTATGCGCTCAAATCTGACCCTGAGTTCTGCAATGAGATTCTTGGTTCAATTTTATCAACTTGTTGCCAGAACGTGTATGAGATTATAATTGACTTTGATTGGTATGTGTCGCTTCTCGGGGAAATGTCAACAATTCCACATTGCCAGAAGGGGGAAGAAATTGAGAATCAGCTAATTGATATAGGTATGAGAGTCAAGGATGTTAGGCCAGAGCTTGTTCGTGTTGGCCGTCACTTACTGATTGATCCAGCATTACTTGGGAATCCTTTTCTGCACAGGATATTATCTGCTGCTGCTTGGGTGTGTGGGGAATATGTAGAATTCTCGAGGAACCCAGTTGAACTTATGGAGGCATTGCTACAGCCTCGTACCGGTCTCCTGCCTTCATCAATCAGAACAGTTTACATGCAGTCTGCTTTTAAAGTCCTAATCTTTTGTGTATGTTCTTACCTTGTGCAAAAGGAAGATATGACATCAGAAGTTTCAGATTTGGCTTCTAAAAGGGAATGCTCAGAAAGTTCAGATTTAGCATCAGCTAAAGCTCCAGTTGAATGTGACCAAGATGAAGGATTCAATCCAAGGAATTCAAACCAATCTTATGAAGATCCTTCTGTTGTTAATGGTGGGCATGGACAGTTGTCTACATCTGCATTAATGGAGGAAAAGAGTTTCACGCATGAATCTGTTTTTAAACTGTTAAACTTGATGGAATTGGCTATGTGTCCATTATTAGGCAGCTATGATGTTGAAATACAGGAGAGAGCACGGAATGCACTTGGATTTATTGAGTTGGTAAAACGGGATATATTGAATCCTTCGCTGCTCAAGGAGGCAAATTTGGAGACCGAAGAAGTGAGTGCTTCCAGAATTGTTGAATGGGTACATGATGCTTTCTCTGAGGAGCTTGGTCCAGTCTCAATAACTGCCCAGGAGAGAGTACTAATACCAGATGAGCTAGTGCTTAAGGGGAATCTTGCTGACTTGGAAGCAATATGTGGAAATGTAGAATTGCCTTCATCTTGTTCATTTTCTCTTAGAAGTCCATATTATGGAGAAAGTGCTGGCATTTCATTCTCTAACCTCCAAGATGAAGAAGATCCAGAACCATCAACCGAGGCCACTTCCTTGCTTACAGAACACCGGAAGCTGCATGAGTTGTATTACCTCCCTTCAGAAAAGAACGAAACTATAACTATAGCAAATGATTACCCACCTGCCAATTATCCAAGTTCTGGCATTAATACAAATGATGACACCCAAGATTTAGTTACGCTTACAAACCAATCACTAGTCTCAAAGAGAAAGCCAAACCATGCAAAGCCTAGGCCCGTGGTAGTGAAGTTGGATGAAGGAGATGCAGCACCTGTCACTGCCAAGAAACCAGAGGTGAAAGATGATTTACTTTCTGGTGCCATTCGTGATATACTCTTAGGTAATGAAGCTAAACCTGCGTCATCTCAAAGTAATCCATCTGATAAGTCATCTATtaagaaaaaagggaaggagaaaCTAAATGTTGATCTATCTGATTCAAATGAAGATCTAGCTGTTAGGGAACAGAACAATCCTGAAAATCCAAGTTCAAGGAGAAGTAAACACAGGGGTCATGGTAAagagaaaagcaagaaaagtcAAGGGAAGAAGGATGGTGATGGAAGGGAAGATGGTGgggagaaagaaaaacagaagagTAGAAATCGTAATGGCAAACACAAAACTCGTCAAAGAGCTGATGCACCATTAAATGTGGTTGCTCAAACACCACCTATTCCTGATTTTCTCATATAA